The Hemibagrus wyckioides isolate EC202008001 linkage group LG26, SWU_Hwy_1.0, whole genome shotgun sequence DNA window acacatacatttctaaaaaaaaattacatttaatttattaatttaatttacattttagaaatgtttgTTATGTAATTCcaataaatgtatttgttatttgtgatcattgttatttctattccttttttttttttttttaatacactgtGGACCAAAAGTCTGAAACCACATCTGGGATTTTTCccaaaatctatttttttttatttttgtttggaaaaaaaacccccaaaataaCCAGAAGAGTTTAGAActtaagaaacaaaggaaatgtTTAATATCTTCAATATATGGTTAATCAAGAATCTGCACTATTTCTTGGTCCCTATTATAAATTTACTTAGATTAGTGATAATGGCCACGATAACTCATATGTACAAatggtcagatttttttttttgtaatatcttCTTCTGAAGTTTGTGATCAGATGATACTCCCATGGATTTGATCCGAAATGTTATCATACTGTTTTATACAAAcctgtggagtccatgccagctCGAGAGCaaactgtcattaaagcaaaaagagGAAGAACCAAATACACCAAAGATTCTACTTTTCACTCAATTTGTTGTCAGTATTAATACTTGCAATGAAATTGTtctattatgttttattattgtttttttagttaattttattattataaaacatttcatattCATGTTAATTACTGAAATATACTGGCAATTAGAACagagtttatttgtttttgggtttATGAAAGTGGAGCTCTACAATCCTAATTTGAccacaaaagaaagaaatacaagcATTTACAGCAAAGTGTCCCTGAATTATCACAATAAGACAGATTCAGATAAAATACAGAaccaaatataataataaaaaaagttgcAATAAATGCTAAAAATGGTTAAACACTGGCTTCAAGTCTTGATGACTAACAGTAAAAAAGCATTAATTATGACCATGAACTGCTTTCCTCACTTTTATCATGAAACTCTCTAGATCGTCCAAAGAATGTCTCAGTGTCCATCAGTCCCTCTGGTGAGATAGTGGAGGGCagttcagtgactctgacctgCAGCAGTGATGCTAACCCACCTGTGAAGACCTATGAATGGTTTAAAGGTACGACATCAGTAGGAAATGGAAAGACCTACACCATCTCCAAGATCAGCTCCATGGACACTGGAGAGTACAAGTGCAGGTGCAGTAATGAAATCGGACATCAGGAATCCAGCAGTGTGACTCTGAATGTTCTGTGTAAGTTAAAGCTGAAGATCTCCTCACAGCCAAAAACAGATAAAACTGTCAcagatttactttaaaatgGTACCATCCTATTCATTTCAGATCCTCCTAAGAATGTCTCAGTGTCCATCAACTCCTCTGGTGAGAGAGTGGAGGGCagttcagtgactctgacctgCAGCAGTGATGCTAACCCACCTGTACAGAACTACACCTGGTATATGGAGAAAGAATCATCACCTGTAGGATCTGGACAGAGTTACAGAGCTGGACAGAGTGGACAGTACTACTGCGAGGCTCAGAATAAACACGGCTCTGAGAGATCAGCTGCAGTGTCCATCACTTTTaatggtgagggtgatgatataaatctataaatcagAATGAAACTGATAAATATTTAACAGTGATTCATCGTCCACACAGGGTCCCAGAGCGTAGGTGTATATGCAGGTCTTGgtgttgttctgtttgtgtgtatttgtctgacTGTCACCTTCTGGTGTATAAGGTaagaaaatacagattttttttcatcttaatattaaaaaatggagaaatacattttttgttgtacagatgtgttttaatattttttcagtAAACATTCCTGTTATTATCTGAAATTTTCGGATACTTTGCCAAACGTTTGTGTAGCTCAACACAATTTACTATtttaataagctccactcttctgtgaagaCCTTCTACTAGACTTTGGATTGTTGCTGTGTGGacttgtgttcattcagctacaagagcattagtgagtgCAGACACTGATGATGGGGTGAAGGACACTCGAGTTCATCCACTTCAAACTTAACACACCATaacttcatggagctgctttgtgcacagggctATTGTCATGAATGAAGAGATTTAAGCCTCTTAGATCCATTGAAATaaattgtaatgttacagcacACAGTGACGTTCTATACAAATGTATGCTTCCAtgtttgtggtaacagtttggggaagacccCCAAGTTGGTGTGAGGGTCAAGACTTTTGTATGTTTAGTGAGAGTGTAATTTTAGTGTTCACTGTGACAGGAATAAtggatttattatattttatttactcttgttgctttttgtttcaacaggaaaaagaaaagagctgGTTCGACACCAGACCAAAGTTTAAGacaggtaaataaataattgttgtTAAGTGTATTTGAATATCCTTTAAAgacttttttaaacacttcagtgtgtttttattatagcaaaataatcaacaacagggtgGTGAGTTACTCTTACCACCCCAATAGAGAttcttttcctgtaacagcatgctcctaagtgttttattactcttaAACAACAGTGATTTGCCAGTGACTATAAACTTATGCCTTCACCATTTGGTACAGTGGTACCCCGACATACGAATGCCTACCCTCACAAAcgttcgccttaagaattgaaattttgcaagaaatttgcatcggcatacaaagcatttccaGCATATGAATAAATCGGAATGATTGTCGGCTTAGTTGCGCACACGTCCAAGAGCCTTTCAAAACTTTTTTCAGTCAATGAAAGCCGTTTCGTAATTgttatgccgaggttccactgtgtgTCCTGAGAGCTGGGATACTCTCAGAGAAAAAGCTCAAGAACAAGTATTGAgtgtttgtaggatttatacggaattattattagcagtaacATTATAGTTAATGTTGCAGAACATCCATGACACAAGCCAGTTCCTGTTCTcttttacattatagcagctataagcaCAGTAGACTCACaatctttatattttgttaCTTATAATGAGATCGCGAGTCTCGCGATACACTGCAGGAGACTGAATCGCATGAAAACCGCTCACTTTTAAATGCGTTTAGAAGATAATGGCTGAAGGAGGGCAAGAAGCAAGCGTGTTAAAGGGATCAGGACACCCATTGCTTTATAAACAATTTATTTCCTCACTCCAATGAGTGAAAAAGAACATAAAGTGATGCCTGCTTTGTTCACCCAAACAAGCTTACATTTCAGCATACAGGAATTCCAGCTCCAGAAATATTTtcaaattaaatgtttattccAAACGTCCAGTTTATTTTCCACTAAATTATGCAAACTGAGCAATATTAAGACATTTGTGtcaaaagaagaatcctgttgaaatgaaacatgattgtatgtttatatggGTTTATATCAGAACAGACTTTGGAGAAGAGGCTTGGTTTACAGATTTCCATGTAGTCTGAGATTCAGGAttctgcaccttaagtatagttcagctttatctctatgtttagctctatgtctGTCTGCATCACCTGTaccttgtttttgttctgtgcagcacctctggtctaggaggaacattggttcatttcactgtgtactgcatcagctagatatggttgaagtgacaataaagcttctttgactttgacttgatatttaaagtattttaacacaaaacattttataaaatattaaatcactttaaatgaaataaaatcaaataaaaatatcacatgACCTCATTACATCACTCTTTGTTGGCCAATGAATTTTAGCTTCCACACCATTCATGAACCAACTATCGACCCACCTCTGGATGTCATGTTCTCCCACAGGATAATCTTTATTCCACCGTGGCAGTGACAAATCCAAACAACACTGTATCTGATTCAGCCTCAGCCCATCAGGATGAAGTTCTGTATGCCAGTGTTGTATACCAGAGGGCAGTTGATCCCGGGACCTTCGAGAGTTCTGCTGTGAAAGCTTCTGCCTCTGAGGACGTGGAGGTTCATTACACTAGTGTTAGATTGAAATGCACCGCTGCTGACTAAAGGTGAGAGGAGCTGGTGTGTTTCCTCCAGTCTAACAGAGCTGGAAATGATCTTCTGGATCTTAATCGTAatgattttctctctttctgtaggCCTTCCAATGTTGAGGATCCCACTGTAATCTACAGCAGAGTGAAATAAACAACTTTCACCTATTAATTCCATCCCATTACAATTTTTACTTGATTACAGCAGAAAACCCTCTAGAAACTTTGATGGCTAATTTGTAAATTAAACTGGTTTTTACACTGTACAATTACAGCAGTGCTTTAAGAGCATTCACACCAGACCAGTGACACTTAATCATCTGCTGGTGAGTGCATTATGTGTGGTACGAGTGCCAAAATCATCTCACAAACAAACagttcttttaaaaaattttgtATGTGTAAATCAGACTGAATTAATCAGGATTAAACTATGAGCTGCACGTCACAGTTTGGATATATAAAGATGACTCAGTATAAACTTTGCATCCTtgtttaaagacaataaaaTGCACAAGACAATCTTTAATCCAAATAGCTTTCTTGTAAAGCATaggtatttaattaaaattccaTATCAGGTCCATATAAAGATTTCATAGAGTTTCTTCCCTTTAGCGGTTAGAAGCAACCAATTTGACAGTAGTTACAACAATTGCCTGCAACAtgctatttaataataataatctgaagttatttacatgttttatattatatttatgatcATTTGTCATCTTTCTATTTATCACGTTTATCAGTAATTTAATCAGAATTTTAGAAATAAGTTTTCTAGACATTATATTTGCCAGTTTTGCTGTTTTACTGTTAATATATGagtattttgtgttttctgctCATTGTCAATATTATTCACAaaattcaatcaatcaataaatcaatcaattcaCTTTACTGTAATTGTCATAAATAACAGAGTATAAATAACAATGAGATATCATTAAAGCATCCTCTTTTTAGGcatacaatataataaatgcAACCATAGTGCAGCAGTGCAGTACTCTTAACGGTTATgtcaaaaaaatagaatatgggGGGAAGGGTTGAACCAAGAAATTGTGTTTATCTTGTGTACTGCAGCAATGCAAAGTCCAGTTCACAGTTATTGTCATAGTGAAGTGTGGTATATAATGATAGGTGGGGGCAGGGAGGGGGTGATTGCTCGTTCAGCAGCCTCACAGCCGTTGGAAAAAGGCTGTGGGACAGTCTGGTGCTTCTAGCGCATATGGACCTGTACCTTCTACCCGAGGGCAGTAGCTGGAACAGGTGATGTGCAGGATAATGCTGATCACGCAAGATGTTGTGCACTCGACGAAGGCATcgtgtggtgtagatggtgaTAATCTCCGGGAGACTAGTCCCGATGATTTTCCCAGCTGCTTTCACCACCCGATGCAGTGCCTGCTGTTCCTCCTTAGTGCAGCTGGAAAACCACACCAAGAGTCATATGTCAGCACACTCTCTATAGCACAACGGTAAAAGTTCACCAAAAGCTGCCAAGAAAGGTTAGTTCTTTTCAGTTTCCTCAAGTAGAAGAAGCGCTGCTGGGCCTTTCCTATGGCAGAGTTGATATTATTACCCCACGTTAGATCCTCTGATACAGTTACATTGATACATTGCCAATAATAAGTGgtaaaagaatatttttttatctctacGAAAATCCACAATCATCTCCTTGGTCTTCTTAATATTGAGGGCCAGATTGTGGGTATCGCACCATGCTGCCAGATGTTCCACCTCCCTTCTGTATAAGGACTCATTGTTGTTAGTGATGAGACCTACCACTGTAATGTCATCAGCAAATTTTATGATGTAGTTAGAAGGACAGGAGGCACAGCAGtcatgtgtgtagagtgtataaaGTAGAGTACACATCCCTGGGGGACCCCGGTGTTAATACGCACTGAGAATGATGTGTATTTGTCTACtcgcacacactgtacacaattcGTTAGAAAGTCCATAATCCAGTTACACAATACAGTGCTTAGTCCCAGCTTACAAAGCTTAGTTTGGAGCTTGTTTGGCAGGATGGTATTAAATGCTGAATTAAAATCAACAAAGAGAAGCCTAGCATATGTATTTTTGTGTTCCAGATGTTCTAAAATGGAATGGAGCACAATAGCCACTGCATCCTCTGTTGATCTGTTTGCTCTGTATGCGGGTGGTATGACATCCTTGATACGCTTAATCACCAACCTCTCCAAACATTACAATTCAGTGAAATATAGAAGTATATAGTGTTTATCATGTTCACACCGGGGCATTAAGTTGCTGTTTGTCTTCAAATGAGGCCATTTATTTGAAGtgtgtataataaatattattttacctCATCATGTCTGTGTACTCTATTTCAGTGTTTACAGACCATTAAAGCCATAGTGGTTCTATAACTGTCTCCTGCTGTGACTGTCTATAACTGTCTTCTGCTATTTCCCTGAAGGAGGAGCTGTTGAGTTCATTTCTCTCAGTCACATGGAAAGAACTGCTTTACACACCTTTAATATAAGTTCTGCTTACGCAAACAGAAACTTTCATTTTATCATACATTTATTCAGTATTGActaaaaatctgttttgtcTGAAATCATGAGCTTTTTCCTGTCACATCATTGTAAACTTTGCTGATGCAATATTCTGGATTATACAAATTAGCACTACAGTATTATGtagccttctctctctctccgtgtgcTTACTGACCTCTAGCACCGCCACTACTAATCTGCACTGTGTTATGTATGTTCGTGGGTGTTGGTAGAGAGATGGGAGGTGGCCACAGAGGGGTTCAGGATCATGGCTTGACTGTTTATTCCACAGGACAGCACCTATACTACAGTTATCCCCCGTTTATTGTGGGGGTTACGTTTCAAACCCACCCACGATAAATGAAAATCTGCGATTTAACAAGATGGCACCGGTGAGGTCGGCTGCCGTCACGACTGCTCTgacctttttctttgtttttgttttttaagtttaCACTCAGTACAGTAAAATCGGCAAATTCTTCAAAATGGAGTGCATTAGGTACaatagagatactcttatttctattggtatacaatgtactcacaattcaatgtttttaaccccggatccaagctgaccgagtgagatcctgagggagaacaaaaGGACGTGATATGAAATTCAGCTTTTTTCAATGtgaggtataatgaacaggtataatgaacaagtgttatgaacaggtataatgaacaagtgttatgaacaggtataatgaacaggtataatgaacaggtgttatgaacaggtataatgaacaggtgttatgaacaggtataatgaacaggtataatgaacaagtgttatgaacaggtataatgaacaggtataatgaacaggtgttatgaacaggtataatgaacaggtgttaTGAACAgttataatgaacaggtgttatgaacaggtataatgaacaggtataatgaacaagtgttatgaacaggtataatgaacaggtataatgaacaggtgttatgaacaggtataatgaacaggtataatgaacaagtgttatgaacaggtataatgaacaggtataatgaacaagtgttatgaacaggtataatgaacaggtataatgaacaggtgttatgaacaggtataatgaacaggtataatgaacaagtgttatgaacaggtataatgaacaggtataatgaacaggtgttatgaacaggtataatgaacaggtataatgaacaagtgttatgaacaggtataatgaacaggtataatgaacaggtataatgaacaggtgtaaagaacaggtgtaatgaacaggtataatgaacaggtgtaatgaacaggtataatgaacaggtgtaatgaacaggtataatgaacaggtgtaatgaacaggtttaatgaacaggtgtaatgaacaggtataatgaacaggtgttatgaacaggtataatgaacaggtataatgaacaggtgtaaagAACAgctgtaatgaacaggtataatgaacaggtgtaatgaacaggtataatgaacaggtgtaatgaacaggtataatgaacaggtgtaatgaacaggtataatgaacaggtgtaatgaacaggtgtaatgaacaggtataatgaacaggtataatgaacaggtgaaatgaacaggtgtaatgaacaggtataatgaacaggtgaaatgaacaggtgtaatgaacaggtgtaatgaacaggtgaaatgaacaggtgtaatgaacaggtataatgaacaggtgtaatgaacaggtataatgaacaggtgaaatgaacaggtgtaatgaacaggtataatgaacaggtgaaatgaacaagtgttatgaacaggtataatgaacaggtgtaatgaacaggtgtaatgaacaggtgaaatgaacaggtgtaatgaacaggtgtaatgaacaggtgtaatgaacaggtgaaaTGAACAGGTATCGCGGTTGCGTCACAGTCATCGATGAAATaccagaagcagcaacagatgattttaatgtcattatggatggaaagaaagaatatggagatgtgagttggttgattcagtaaaccaaaaaatttacaggaactggaggcattttgtatatatatatatatatcacagtatttagttgttgttgatctttcggccgCTCcctgtgtgaggggtcgccacagcagaccaactggtctgcTCAACAAcgtggcacaggttttatgccagatgcccttcctgacgcaaccctcccattttttttattcggGCTTGCAATTGGGACCAACACTGCATCCAGTGGTTAAGAATTGAACCCAGGCCTTCCGTGTGGTAGGTGAGAAACCGGGTTTACACAGACATTTAATgcagagttcacactgcacgaatTTCAAACctagggtagcattcagtcgctgctgtgttcacactacgcgatGGATCAGTGACAAAatggagctttcacactgcatgacttcacaataggaagaattgCCGATAACTCTGTCTGGTCTGCAAATGTTTCGCAACCAAACGTACgcaagaaataataaggaaataggCCAAGATCACAAgtgagatcagagttctcgCGCGAGACTGGAAATGGTGCGGGGAATAAGGATTGTGCGTTCTGTAtgattgaacaaatgaataattttgcaatgtgctgctgctgatgcggctggtcaagcaaatgcttctgctttatttctgtttgatgtgatTGTAAAGCTTatatattctgatataactatatttaagacgttttttttcctgataaaaaacctataaactccattaaactataacattatgctccaaccgaagccatgcttgctgatattgtggtctataactcctccccgaactgaccagtgccctgtatctcgctctctcattggctgtaggtcatcgtcGACGTATGTTTCAgtctcctttcacactgcacgactttgAGTCGGCGACTcccgtgaaatatttggcatgctaaatatctggacctcaTCAGCGACTGGTCATATGGATGTTTTGCTCATTTACACTGCGCGACTGTCACTCGCGTGCACGCCGTCTTCGTCGCGAAGTAAAACACCAAACCgttttctttgttgtttagATTCATTGTATATaaacttgtttgtttttcccgACCTTGACTTTCCCTCTCGCGTTTATCGGATTTGTTTGTTGATAGTTGATATTAAGCTTCTGATCTTTCTGACGCTTTAGTTTCGGTTTCGTTTCGCGGTGTATTTGCCTCAGTAAATCCGCGTATGGACGCTAGAGCTCCCGTTTTGGggcatttattatatatttctaattCACATTAActtgtgctttatttatttaaattgctaAAAGTTAAGAGGTGAGATTAATGTTTAGAAAAGTAGCTGCTCATTACAAACTACAGGACAATTCAGCACTAACCGTTTCTGTTCCAGTTAATGTCAAGGAAGGCAGGAAACCACATTCTATTATCCATGTTATAAATGAACTATGCATTTTTATCCTGCCGTGTGTTTTAGCTCTTGTTTTACCTTTGACACATTGTCTACTGTTCACCACTCATCTGTTCACACATGTCGACTGAGGTGGTAAATCCACTCTGTACACAGTGCATGCAGAGTGTTTATGATCATgctgacacacactgctctctttaataacacatttaaaaaatcgTTCTGGTTTTCTCAAGACTTTTGGAGAGccgctgtttgtttttgtacaaTTCAGCAGTGGTAGTAAATAAACAAGtacacaatacaaaaacataatCAAGCAAATTTCAGCAAAGACGCGTCACTGGATTCAGCTAGCATGATTACACACAGGATGTTCTGGGCATGTGTTAAGCAGTCTACTTTCTCGGCTGTAAGACAGTAAATAAATGCAGTTCCTTTTTAATAGACGTGTGCTCTGACTGTAAAGGATAATGTAAACCCACAGTTGTAGCATAAAGAATAGTGACAATTCTGTTAGAAAGAGCACTTTAGAGCAGAGGAGATCATACACTCATGaagctatatatttatatcaataaatcaaatttaatgatatttttagcatttaatagattttttttgtgagtAGAAAAAAAAGTTCTCCTTCTTTTTTCATTCTTCAGTAGAAGAAGGagcaaaacaacagcaacacttcttaaccacacacacttcttctcaCACTTTATTTTCCATTAAACTGTTGGACAGGACGGTTGAAAAGGCACGGTAAGAGAAAACTCTGCTTTTAGTGAGTAATTTCACTCATTAGTCTAATAGCTATGAACTATTTCATTAACATTGACTGGTTCAGTGTTCATAATATTTTCAATTCCCGTTTTATTTCTTAAGCTAATTTGCTATATTCGGCAACTTTTACCGATTGCATATAAGACATGATATCAAGTTTCACGTTTCAAGTTTCAACACGCCTGCTTTTTCTGGATTGAATACTCTGGTACTGCCTGTCTGATGGCAGTTTGTTAAACAGGCTGTGTGCTGGTTGACTGGGGTCAACTGTGTGAGCCTTCCTCAGACATCATAATTCATCATAATTCACATCAAGATTATGATCAGTTATTTCCAAGGTATTGTGGTGTTGGTGGTAAAAAAATGAACTTTGGGAGTGGAAGGAAGGGATTATTTCAGAAATTAAAGATAACAAAGGGTTGTGTTTATGCAAGGCATCCTAAGcgcaataaaaatataaataatgaatttaaaaaaaggagaagtACCAATAAGGAAACtgatgcacacatacacagtatgcAATGGATGTTGATACAACCAACACATTCTAAGCTGCTCTGCTTCTGCACAACCACATTCATTTACACATCTCCATATATGGTAAACAACTTGCCCTTTAAAAGTACAGTCACTTGCTGAAGGTGCTGCTAATTGTGGAACATGTCTAAAGGTCAAAAAAGATTTTTCACCTACTTTGAACacagtagaaataaaaaattatttgacaCTTTTTTAAATGGATTCTATCTCCATAACCATCGTACTAAAGTCTGGGATatggaagcttagtggttaaggtgtcgaactactgatgggaaggttgtgagtttgaatccctggtgcaccaagctgccactgctgggcccctaggCAAGGGgcctcaattgcttagttgaATAAAAtgcaagttgctctggataaaggcaatGACCAAattctgtaaatgtaatgtaaatataacaTACTACTATGTACTAACATCAAAACAGCACATAAATCTCAGCACCTGCACACTCATATgcaataaacaccatcattcatgAAACGGTTTTGCCCGACTCCTATCATGGCATCATACTGTCTAAAGCTTTAGAGAGTTTAAACAACAAattatttgtttgctttcaaTTATGACAAGTGTTGTTTGCAGCCTCTTTCCATATGCACACTGCACCATGCAAGTTTATACCATGGCAATAGTTCCTTCAATTACCTTTAATAATTAGCTTTGAAAATACATTTATCTACAATCTGTTTCCTTTAAGTAAGCCGCCCTATGACCATGGGTGTCAAAGTTTAGAGGAAAAATCTTTAACAGATGTAAGTTGTCTAGGTTACTAGTAATAAAACtagctaaaaaataaatgctatCAAACATAAGCTTGTTCACCCTTTTGTAGGTTTGTGGGTCATTGCAAAATGGCTGGGTAAATATTTGACTTTGTGTGAGCAGAAGCAAGAGACAGAAGAAGTGCAGAACTGGTGTCTGGTGTCCTCACAGAGCTCATTTCAACACATCAATTTAATTGGCTGAAAAGGGCCAGGTGACGTAGCAGTGTGTCAACGAAACTATAAAAGGGAATCTACAAATGcttcaaattccttggtgttcatctggcagagaacttctcctggtcactcaacaccagctccatcaccaagaaagcccagcagcgccctCAAGCcactcaagccatcaggcttctcaacacccaggactgaactgtacaaaactctctctctctctctctctctctcatatatatatatatatatatatatatatatatatatatatatatatatatatacacacaaaccacacactctctctctctctctctctctctcacctgtgtgaacaaacttatattgttcattaattattgcactacctcaaccctgtTAATATTTCTTCcgctgctatatttatgtttattactatttgcactacctcaactgctgctactgcatttttgcacaatacatgttacAATCATATTATGTTATTGTACATGTTATTAGTTACCTGGTTTTTGTACATATTCTCAAATGTtgtacattatttcattttacatttcattgcacatgttctttttctttttcctgttttttgcgTTGTCTTTCTGTacttattgtcttttgcactgtcttgtcgttgctctgtttgcacctagttgcacactttgcacttcatgtggcttggacaaatgtctgtcctagctctgtgttgttgttttttgtgtttaaactttatgttgtatgtttctgtagcaccaggtccaggagaaacgttgtttcatttcactatgtactgcgtcagctatatgtggttgaaataaaAACTTCCTGAATCTAGAATCTTGAATCTACATCATGTATCCCTGAAAAACATAAtgctgtttgtctttctgtgtAAATTGTCTGTTGTCTTCTGTCTTCTCTATTTATTGCAATATAGCAAGCAAAGGACTTAAAAGATGTTTGCCGCTGTggctccttttttatttttagttatttattcattttttacaaAGGACTCAATCTTTGTGTTCTTTGTTAGGGAGCATAGCATACATGGTCAGCTCTCGAGAGAAGAAGCTCTACTGTTGCCTGGCCTTATTTTCAATCCCGGTGCCTGTTCCCTGGGGCTCAGGTCCTGTGTTTTCCAAAGTGACACATCGGCTTTGCTCACAGAGATTGAAGTAGGAGTTGGCAGAAGCAAGACAGAATCCCCTTTTTCTTGCCCTCTTGACTTAATGTGGGCTGCATCA harbors:
- the LOC131346907 gene encoding B-cell receptor CD22-like isoform X1; this encodes MMSLKTSSLLCLIFLLMITAALGTEWSVKYSQRNLCALKGSTVIMNVTYTHPTRLTVKDRFWFINTVKGKEPTDLCNEPGYSGRVQYLTDGQNHFSLRLSDVNKTDEHMYYFRIRTNTEKNKYMGYPGVTLTVTDLDVQIAPAEVTEGQSAVLTCKTTCNLTDPTFIWYKNSHHLTTKTSKRNEVRLQSVSSEDAGSYSCAVRGYEHHSPAQTLRVRYRPKNVSVSISPSGEIVEGSSVTLTCSSDANPPVKTYEWFKGTTSVGNGKTYTISKISSMDTGEYKCRCSNEIGHQESSSVTLNVLYPPKNVSVSINSSGERVEGSSVTLTCSSDANPPVQNYTWYMEKESSPVGSGQSYRAGQSGQYYCEAQNKHGSERSAAVSITFNGSQSVGVYAGLGVVLFVCICLTVTFWCIRKKKRAGSTPDQSLRQDNLYSTVAVTNPNNTVSDSASAHQDEVLYASVVYQRAVDPGTFESSAVKASASEDVEVHYTSVRLKCTAAD
- the LOC131346907 gene encoding B-cell receptor CD22-like isoform X2, whose amino-acid sequence is MMSLKTSSLLCLIFLLRITAALGTEWSVKYSQRNLCALKGSTVFMNGTYTHPTGLTVKDRVWIINPVKDIEPTDLCNEPGYSGRVQYLTDGQNHFSLRLSDVKKTDEHMYYFRITTNTDKYTGYPGVTLNVTDLDVQIAPAEVTEGQSAVLTCKTTCNLTDPTFIWYKNSHHLTTKTSKRNEVRLQSVSSEDAGSYSCAVRGYEHHSPAQTLRVRYRPKNVSVSISPSGEIVEGSSVTLTCSSDANPPVKTYEWFKGTTSVGNGKTYTISKISSMDTGEYKCRCSNEIGHQESSSVTLNVLYPPKNVSVSINSSGERVEGSSVTLTCSSDANPPVQNYTWYMEKESSPVGSGQSYRAGQSGQYYCEAQNKHGSERSAAVSITFNGSQSVGVYAGLGVVLFVCICLTVTFWCIRKKKRAGSTPDQSLRQDNLYSTVAVTNPNNTVSDSASAHQDEVLYASVVYQRAVDPGTFESSAVKASASEDVEVHYTSVRLKCTAAD
- the LOC131346907 gene encoding B-cell receptor CD22-like isoform X3, whose amino-acid sequence is MMSLKTSSLLCLIFLLRITALGTEWSVKYSQRNLCALKGSTVFMNGTYTHPTGLTVKDRVWIINPVKDIEPTDLCNEPGYSGRVQYLTDGQNHFSLRLSDVKKTDEHMYYFRITTNTDKYTGYPGVTLNVTDLDVQIAPAEVTEGQSAVLTCKTTCNLTDPTFIWYKNSHHLTTKTSKRNEVRLQSVSSEDAGSYSCAVRGYEHHSPAQTLRVRYRPKNVSVSISPSGEIVEGSSVTLTCSSDANPPVKTYEWFKGTTSVGNGKTYTISKISSMDTGEYKCRCSNEIGHQESSSVTLNVLYPPKNVSVSINSSGERVEGSSVTLTCSSDANPPVQNYTWYMEKESSPVGSGQSYRAGQSGQYYCEAQNKHGSERSAAVSITFNGSQSVGVYAGLGVVLFVCICLTVTFWCIRKKKRAGSTPDQSLRQDNLYSTVAVTNPNNTVSDSASAHQDEVLYASVVYQRAVDPGTFESSAVKASASEDVEVHYTSVRLKCTAAD